One region of Flavobacterium sp. KACC 22763 genomic DNA includes:
- a CDS encoding beta-galactosidase: MKNTIALLTLLFIVGTASSQNKTASQLSVNQTANFEIGENDFMLNGKPYVVRCGEMHFARIPKEYWVHRLKMAKAMGLNTVCAYLFWNMHEPEPGKFNWTGMADAAEFCKLAQQEGLYVILRPGPYACAEWDFGGFPWWLLKKKDIKLRTQDPYYLERCRIYLKEVGRVLAPYQINNGGNIIMTQVENEYGSYGTDKEYLGKIRDYLKEAGFTVPLFTCDGPSQLKNDVREDIFSVVNFGGNPESAFKSLREIRPKGPLMCGEYYPGWFDSWGTKHHTGSVDNVAKEIKYMLDHKASFSIYMAHGGTTFGMWTGANSPPYLPQTSSYDYDAPISEAGWDTEKFYALRKLFAGYLQEGETLPEVPARNKVIKIPEFATTKIAPLFSNLPDFIEDRIPQNMEEYNQGFGSILYRTTLKGGKAATLNIKEIHDYAWIFIDGKKIASLDRRKEENSCQIPATRKGAVLDILVEATGRVNYGGALHDRKGITEKVFLTDIDSKSIDLYNWKVFPIALNNNKTPDHLKFETGNTTMPAFHKGNFTLDETGDTFLNVSTWGKGLVWINGHCLGRFWNIGPTQSMYVPGPWLKKGNNEVVVLDYMGPSKNILSGMELPILDALAPSLVRTKHKKENQKLQLQNQVPAFIGKAKPSIEWQEAKFKSVNGRYVCFEALNGYQEKSPYACLAELYLFDENGKEIPRAKWKVVYADSEEIESEDGKADNVFDLQSTTYWHTQYSETEDRFPHQIVIDLGNIKSIGGMKFLPRQNSPNGQIKEYNIYISKELFKGL; the protein is encoded by the coding sequence ATGAAAAACACAATTGCACTTTTAACCTTGCTGTTTATTGTAGGAACAGCTTCATCACAAAATAAAACAGCAAGTCAACTATCAGTAAATCAGACAGCCAATTTCGAAATAGGAGAAAATGATTTCATGCTTAACGGAAAGCCATATGTTGTAAGATGTGGTGAAATGCATTTTGCAAGAATTCCTAAAGAATATTGGGTGCATCGTTTAAAAATGGCAAAAGCGATGGGATTAAATACGGTTTGCGCCTATTTGTTTTGGAATATGCATGAGCCAGAACCGGGAAAATTTAACTGGACAGGAATGGCTGATGCCGCTGAATTTTGCAAACTGGCACAACAAGAGGGATTGTACGTTATTTTGCGTCCGGGGCCTTATGCTTGTGCAGAATGGGATTTTGGCGGTTTTCCGTGGTGGCTTCTTAAAAAGAAAGACATTAAACTTCGCACGCAAGATCCTTATTATTTGGAGCGCTGTCGCATATATTTAAAAGAGGTCGGACGCGTTTTGGCTCCATATCAAATCAATAACGGAGGCAATATTATAATGACTCAGGTAGAGAACGAATATGGTTCTTATGGAACAGATAAAGAATATTTGGGTAAAATAAGAGATTATTTGAAAGAGGCAGGTTTTACTGTTCCGCTTTTTACTTGTGATGGGCCTTCACAGTTAAAAAATGATGTGAGAGAGGATATTTTTAGTGTAGTAAACTTTGGAGGAAATCCTGAATCGGCTTTTAAATCATTAAGAGAAATTCGTCCTAAAGGTCCTTTAATGTGCGGAGAATATTATCCCGGTTGGTTTGACTCTTGGGGAACTAAGCATCATACGGGTTCTGTTGACAATGTAGCAAAAGAAATAAAATATATGTTAGACCATAAAGCGTCTTTCAGTATATACATGGCTCATGGCGGTACTACATTTGGAATGTGGACAGGTGCTAACAGTCCTCCTTATTTGCCTCAGACTTCAAGCTATGATTATGATGCTCCAATAAGTGAAGCAGGGTGGGATACAGAGAAGTTTTATGCTTTGCGTAAACTATTTGCAGGTTATTTGCAGGAAGGAGAAACATTGCCAGAAGTTCCTGCGAGAAATAAAGTCATCAAAATACCAGAATTTGCGACGACAAAAATAGCCCCTTTATTTTCTAATCTGCCTGATTTTATTGAAGACAGAATTCCGCAGAACATGGAAGAATACAATCAGGGATTCGGAAGTATTTTGTATCGAACAACATTGAAGGGAGGAAAAGCAGCTACTTTAAACATAAAAGAAATACATGATTATGCATGGATTTTTATTGATGGAAAAAAAATAGCAAGTCTTGACCGAAGAAAAGAAGAAAACAGCTGTCAAATACCTGCCACAAGAAAAGGAGCTGTTTTGGATATTTTGGTTGAAGCAACGGGCAGAGTAAATTATGGCGGTGCATTACATGATAGAAAAGGTATTACTGAAAAAGTATTTCTAACCGATATTGATTCAAAAAGTATTGATTTATATAACTGGAAAGTTTTTCCAATTGCCTTAAACAATAACAAAACTCCTGACCATTTAAAATTCGAAACAGGAAATACAACAATGCCAGCCTTTCATAAAGGAAACTTCACACTAGATGAAACAGGCGACACATTTCTAAATGTATCTACTTGGGGTAAAGGTTTGGTTTGGATAAACGGGCATTGTTTAGGGAGATTTTGGAATATTGGACCTACGCAATCTATGTATGTTCCAGGACCTTGGCTTAAAAAAGGAAATAACGAGGTGGTTGTTTTAGACTATATGGGGCCTTCAAAAAATATACTGTCAGGAATGGAGCTTCCTATACTTGATGCTTTAGCGCCTTCTTTAGTAAGAACAAAGCACAAAAAAGAGAATCAAAAATTGCAGTTGCAAAATCAGGTGCCTGCATTTATTGGTAAAGCTAAACCTTCGATTGAATGGCAGGAAGCAAAGTTTAAAAGTGTAAATGGACGTTATGTATGTTTTGAAGCTTTAAACGGATATCAGGAAAAAAGCCCTTACGCTTGTTTAGCCGAATTATATCTTTTTGACGAAAATGGAAAAGAAATTCCGCGTGCCAAATGGAAAGTGGTTTATGCTGACAGCGAAGAAATAGAAAGCGAAGACGGAAAGGCAGATAATGTGTTTGATTTGCAAAGTACCACGTATTGGCATACGCAATATTCAGAAACAGAAGACAGGTTCCCTCATCAGATCGTAATTGATTTAGGGAATATTAAAAGCATTGGCGGAATGAAATTTCTTCCACGTCAAAATTCTCCAAACGGACAAATAAAAGAGTATAACATTTATATCAGCAAAGAACTGTTTAAGGGTTTATAA
- a CDS encoding beta-galactosidase, with translation MKKVFLLLLFVFSAKTTILTAQTTLPIWTPDNGDGTFKNPLLWGDWPDPDLIRVGDEFYFVSTSMHYVPGCPILKSKDLVNWEMAGYAVDKYNEDQRYNLQGGDRYLRGSWAATIRHYNGLFYVGFCTPNWDKEKGNFSICTAKNINGPWTRTIFPEYLYDPGLFFDDNGKVYVAHGQQKLYITELNANALSVKTPQKEIYDNREYPYLEGSHMYKVNGKYYILGSTGGTKGRQVCLRSDNIYGPYESKVVINDDHTYPGNGLHQGGMVQLKDGSWWFIIMQDRGPIGRTPNLEPVTWIDGWPMLGVNGKGVETHKKPIVNETSTIKVPAASDEFNNSNLGLQWQWNHNPNDKKWSLKEHKGYMRLKALKASKLYEAQNTLTQRVQGPYSTGTVEMNVKGLKDGNTAGFGIFQVPYAYVAVQQKGKEKNLVMVNNDTIITSVKFTGNTVWLKANVTHENYIATFEYSTDGKKFQPIGNTLKMGLGLDWTANRFALFSFSTTTAGVDGFADFNWFHFNNENAFKKEEASVVPKKFAHPERVRYDGKGMYIEGKEFFTYSAAFHYFRCPKELWRDRFKKIKEAGFNTVETYVPWNWHEREMPDNINDYSKLDFTDLLAWLKMAHEEFGFYTIVRPGPFICAEWSGGGYPQWLAKYSPGKETFWLRSADPEHIKWSQHWYSAVCKALENEQISRKAKGEKGIILLQIENEYDADESSNKEVLLKGLYKSVKENGIDIPMFTCLTNECRNSKDVELSQVFDCDNYYVGLNEAPGCAIRMADLRNKQPNAPGFVTELQGGWFSLVNGRLSEDNYSDARHYKAINLMSLLGGASGINAYMFFGGTHFEGWGARGMTTSYDYNAPIRENGDLSAKYYVAKEIGDFLKLYGTKLMQSEGGPCDLSIDGKPAPKNLFGGVRMAADGTKFVFLHNTDDKNPISGKVTLIPGKINRSSEPIYNINQNGEKVLIETTGANSKEIVNIPALDVDFKLADLDAKVLVIPPGKNPSEGEWWPKNNTIEKKNSAQKSIRISKVLMKDDPKESAVWEPLKAATSLSENGVNDFRYSYYKTSITLTREQAISQNKLLFNMFTRDIVNAEVNGQMAKRIAPDKADAQSWPTRDCFIRIGSEVFDNQFDVSGLLKEGNNEIIVVYENLGHAHGYMPMEELAGIRRAGLSDSTAKINFELKWEIAKDLGGITAGFTKPELKTSKWKKINLDTTTELLKKGNGAPVKADPNNLVTWYRTEFELNENADAEKTWKLLINASGNGYMYLNGHNIGRHWEAGPQREFYLPECWLRFGKNEKNVISIQLRQTINGAEIKGMEVREY, from the coding sequence ATGAAAAAAGTATTTCTGTTGTTGCTTTTCGTTTTTTCTGCAAAAACAACAATACTTACAGCACAAACAACATTGCCAATATGGACACCCGATAATGGCGACGGGACTTTTAAAAACCCATTGCTGTGGGGTGATTGGCCCGATCCTGATTTGATTCGTGTTGGAGATGAATTTTACTTTGTTTCTACCAGTATGCATTATGTGCCCGGATGTCCAATTCTAAAGTCGAAAGATTTGGTCAATTGGGAAATGGCAGGTTATGCAGTAGATAAATACAATGAAGATCAACGCTACAATCTACAAGGAGGAGACCGATATTTGAGAGGTTCTTGGGCAGCGACAATTCGTCATTATAACGGATTGTTTTATGTCGGGTTTTGTACGCCAAACTGGGATAAAGAAAAAGGGAATTTTTCGATATGTACAGCAAAAAATATCAATGGTCCGTGGACTAGAACTATTTTTCCAGAATATTTATATGACCCAGGTTTGTTTTTTGATGATAACGGAAAAGTATATGTGGCACATGGACAGCAAAAATTGTATATAACAGAACTAAATGCCAATGCTTTATCTGTTAAAACTCCTCAAAAAGAAATTTACGATAATCGAGAGTATCCTTATCTCGAGGGATCGCATATGTATAAAGTAAATGGAAAATATTACATTTTGGGTTCTACAGGTGGCACAAAAGGCCGACAAGTCTGTTTGAGATCTGATAATATTTATGGGCCTTATGAATCTAAAGTAGTTATTAATGATGATCATACTTATCCCGGAAACGGTTTGCATCAGGGCGGAATGGTGCAGTTAAAAGACGGATCATGGTGGTTTATCATTATGCAGGATCGTGGGCCAATTGGCCGTACGCCAAATTTAGAACCTGTGACTTGGATTGATGGATGGCCAATGTTAGGTGTTAACGGCAAAGGAGTGGAAACGCATAAAAAGCCTATTGTCAATGAAACATCTACGATCAAAGTTCCTGCTGCATCTGATGAATTCAACAATTCAAATCTTGGATTACAATGGCAGTGGAATCACAATCCAAATGATAAAAAATGGTCACTTAAAGAGCATAAAGGTTATATGCGATTAAAGGCGTTGAAAGCCAGTAAACTTTACGAAGCCCAAAATACTTTAACCCAAAGAGTTCAAGGACCATATTCAACAGGAACTGTAGAAATGAATGTGAAGGGTTTAAAGGATGGAAATACCGCTGGTTTTGGTATTTTTCAGGTTCCTTATGCGTATGTAGCTGTACAACAAAAAGGAAAAGAAAAAAATCTGGTGATGGTTAATAATGATACTATCATAACATCAGTAAAATTTACAGGAAATACCGTTTGGCTTAAAGCCAATGTAACGCATGAGAACTATATCGCAACTTTTGAATACAGTACTGATGGCAAAAAATTTCAGCCTATCGGGAATACTTTAAAAATGGGACTTGGTTTAGACTGGACAGCCAATCGTTTTGCTTTGTTTAGTTTTAGTACCACAACTGCAGGCGTGGATGGATTTGCCGATTTTAACTGGTTTCATTTCAATAATGAAAACGCATTCAAAAAAGAAGAAGCATCAGTAGTTCCGAAAAAATTTGCGCATCCTGAACGCGTTCGTTATGACGGAAAAGGAATGTATATTGAAGGAAAAGAATTTTTTACCTATAGTGCAGCATTCCATTATTTCCGTTGCCCAAAAGAACTTTGGAGAGACCGGTTTAAAAAAATCAAAGAAGCTGGTTTTAATACTGTCGAGACTTATGTGCCCTGGAACTGGCATGAACGTGAAATGCCAGACAATATTAACGATTATTCTAAACTTGATTTTACAGATTTACTGGCTTGGTTAAAAATGGCGCACGAAGAGTTTGGTTTCTATACCATTGTTCGTCCGGGGCCTTTTATTTGTGCTGAGTGGTCAGGAGGCGGTTATCCGCAATGGCTGGCAAAATACAGTCCGGGAAAAGAAACTTTTTGGCTTCGCAGTGCCGATCCCGAACATATAAAGTGGTCACAGCATTGGTATAGTGCCGTATGCAAAGCATTAGAAAACGAACAAATTTCGCGTAAAGCAAAAGGAGAAAAAGGCATTATTCTGTTACAGATCGAAAACGAATACGATGCTGATGAATCCTCAAACAAAGAAGTTCTTTTAAAAGGACTTTACAAATCAGTTAAAGAAAACGGAATTGATATACCGATGTTTACTTGTCTGACCAATGAATGTCGTAACAGTAAAGATGTCGAACTTTCTCAGGTTTTTGATTGTGATAATTATTATGTAGGTCTTAATGAAGCTCCGGGTTGTGCTATTAGAATGGCAGATCTGAGAAATAAACAACCTAATGCACCTGGATTTGTAACCGAACTTCAGGGTGGATGGTTTTCTTTGGTTAATGGAAGATTGAGCGAAGATAATTATTCAGATGCGCGTCATTACAAAGCAATCAATCTAATGAGTTTATTAGGAGGAGCTTCTGGAATAAATGCTTATATGTTTTTTGGCGGAACCCATTTTGAAGGATGGGGAGCCCGCGGCATGACAACTTCATACGATTATAATGCACCCATTAGAGAAAATGGAGATCTAAGTGCTAAATATTACGTTGCAAAAGAAATTGGAGATTTCTTAAAATTATATGGCACAAAATTAATGCAATCTGAAGGCGGACCATGTGATTTGAGTATAGATGGGAAACCAGCTCCGAAAAATCTTTTTGGTGGAGTTCGTATGGCTGCCGATGGAACAAAATTTGTCTTCCTGCATAATACAGATGATAAAAATCCGATATCAGGAAAAGTAACTCTTATTCCAGGAAAAATCAATAGAAGCAGCGAGCCAATTTATAACATTAATCAGAATGGGGAGAAAGTCTTAATTGAAACGACAGGAGCAAATTCAAAAGAAATTGTAAATATTCCTGCCTTGGATGTTGATTTCAAACTAGCCGATCTCGATGCAAAAGTATTGGTAATTCCGCCCGGAAAAAATCCTTCGGAAGGCGAGTGGTGGCCAAAGAATAATACTATTGAAAAAAAGAATTCAGCTCAGAAAAGCATTCGTATTTCAAAAGTATTAATGAAAGATGATCCGAAAGAAAGTGCGGTATGGGAGCCTTTGAAAGCAGCAACTTCGCTTTCAGAAAACGGAGTAAATGATTTTAGATACAGCTATTATAAAACAAGCATTACACTTACAAGAGAACAGGCAATTAGTCAAAATAAGCTATTGTTCAATATGTTTACCCGTGACATTGTTAATGCAGAGGTAAATGGGCAAATGGCCAAAAGAATAGCTCCGGATAAAGCCGATGCGCAATCTTGGCCAACCCGTGATTGTTTTATCCGTATTGGATCAGAGGTGTTTGACAATCAGTTTGACGTGTCGGGATTATTGAAAGAAGGAAACAACGAAATTATAGTAGTTTATGAAAACTTAGGACATGCACATGGTTATATGCCAATGGAAGAATTGGCGGGTATAAGACGTGCAGGTTTATCTGATTCTACGGCTAAAATAAACTTCGAACTGAAATGGGAAATTGCTAAAGATTTAGGGGGTATTACAGCAGGATTTACCAAACCAGAATTGAAAACTTCTAAATGGAAAAAAATTAATCTTGACACCACTACAGAACTTTTGAAGAAAGGAAACGGAGCTCCAGTTAAAGCAGATCCCAATAATTTAGTTACGTGGTATCGAACAGAATTTGAACTTAACGAAAATGCTGATGCTGAAAAAACATGGAAACTTTTAATTAATGCTTCAGGTAATGGCTATATGTATTTGAACGGACATAATATTGGCAGACATTGGGAGGCGGGGCCGCAACGCGAATTCTATTTGCCGGAATGCTGGCTTCGTTTTGGAAAGAACGAAAAAAATGTCATCAGCATTCAGCTTCGCCAAACCATAAATGGTGCAGAGATAAAAGGAATGGAAGTAAGAGAATATTGA
- a CDS encoding RagB/SusD family nutrient uptake outer membrane protein, which yields MKKILLFIFFAAISSLGGCQDDFLERTPKDAYSDASLWSSKADATAALNGCYAGWETGSAIIGDDCFTDNGFDQFGWDGYEPMASGLVTPGDEWFPNYWSYKTIQRCNWFLSNVDKTPASSLNEELKNRMKSEVRFLRAYQYYKMTNYYGDVPLVTTALTPAESNTIARTPKAEVVAFIMSELDAIASFLPVNYSGADIGRITRGATLGLKARIQLIQGDFAGAATTSALLMSAPFTYTLFPNFEELFRPMNHDNQETLLNCQSLKDLNSEWYPIVYAPKSQGGWSSYAPTQSLVDTYETINGKTIEEDATYDPLQPYKKRDPRLDMSIIRPGSFYMGSYFDPYQGDDDYNLVMDNTSQTGYNLKKYISNLDDYRGTDYGTDIDNVGGAIMVIRYAEVLLTYAEAKIELNQLDESVYDAINKVRTRAGMPNVDKTVYNNQSKMRELIRRERRVELAFEGLRFIDTRRWKIAQDVMPGVVKGILEGSVDHSNGNLTLIPNTVKEVTTRVFTNPKHYVLPIKQNEIDINKNLKQNAGY from the coding sequence ATGAAGAAAATACTTCTTTTTATATTTTTTGCTGCTATCTCAAGTTTAGGTGGTTGTCAGGATGATTTTTTGGAAAGAACTCCAAAAGATGCTTATAGTGATGCTTCATTATGGTCTTCAAAAGCAGATGCTACAGCAGCTTTAAACGGGTGTTATGCTGGCTGGGAAACTGGATCTGCTATTATTGGCGACGACTGTTTTACAGATAATGGTTTTGATCAGTTTGGCTGGGATGGATATGAACCAATGGCCTCTGGATTAGTAACTCCAGGCGATGAGTGGTTTCCTAATTATTGGAGCTATAAAACCATTCAGCGATGCAACTGGTTTCTTAGTAATGTTGATAAAACACCTGCATCTTCTTTGAACGAAGAATTAAAAAACAGAATGAAATCTGAAGTTCGTTTTTTGAGAGCTTATCAATATTATAAAATGACAAATTATTATGGAGATGTGCCTTTGGTAACAACTGCATTAACTCCTGCTGAGTCAAACACAATTGCTAGAACTCCAAAAGCAGAGGTTGTGGCATTTATTATGTCAGAACTGGATGCAATTGCATCTTTTCTTCCCGTTAATTATTCAGGTGCAGATATAGGGCGTATTACCAGAGGAGCTACACTGGGATTAAAGGCGAGAATTCAGCTTATTCAAGGCGATTTTGCTGGAGCAGCAACAACTTCTGCATTATTGATGTCAGCTCCTTTTACGTATACTTTATTTCCAAATTTTGAAGAGCTTTTTAGACCAATGAATCATGATAATCAGGAAACATTGCTTAATTGCCAGTCTTTAAAAGATCTTAATTCTGAATGGTATCCAATAGTATATGCTCCTAAATCACAAGGAGGATGGAGTTCTTATGCACCAACGCAATCACTTGTTGATACCTATGAAACGATTAATGGAAAAACAATAGAAGAAGATGCGACCTATGATCCATTGCAACCTTACAAAAAAAGAGATCCACGTTTAGACATGAGTATCATTAGACCAGGATCTTTCTATATGGGATCTTATTTTGATCCGTATCAGGGTGATGATGATTACAATTTAGTAATGGATAATACATCGCAAACAGGATATAATCTTAAAAAATACATTTCTAATCTAGACGATTATAGAGGAACAGATTACGGTACTGATATTGACAATGTTGGTGGAGCCATAATGGTAATTAGATATGCAGAGGTTTTACTGACTTATGCAGAGGCTAAAATTGAGTTGAATCAGCTTGATGAGTCTGTATATGATGCCATCAATAAAGTTAGAACCAGAGCCGGAATGCCTAATGTGGACAAAACGGTGTATAATAATCAGTCAAAAATGCGTGAGTTAATCCGTAGAGAGCGAAGAGTAGAATTAGCTTTTGAAGGATTAAGATTTATTGACACAAGACGCTGGAAAATTGCACAAGATGTGATGCCAGGTGTAGTAAAAGGAATTTTAGAAGGATCTGTAGATCATTCAAATGGTAATTTAACATTAATACCTAATACCGTTAAAGAGGTTACAACACGTGTTTTTACCAATCCTAAACATTATGTTCTGCCAATTAAGCAGAATGAAATAGATATCAATAAAAATTTGAAACAAAATGCTGGATACTAG